The genomic DNA CCGGCTGAATGAAAACAAGGAGAAGACGATCATGAATATCGGAGACGTGGCCGACCTGTCCGGCCTTCCTGCGAAGACCATCCGCTACTACGAGGACATCGGGCTGGTCGAGCCGCTGCGCAGCGCGAACGGTTATCGCAGCTTTCGGCAGAGCGACGTCCACAAGCTGGCGTTTCTTGGGCGAGCGCGTGCGCTTGGCTTCACCATCGAGGACTGCCGGAGCCTGCTGAAACTCTATGCCGATACCGACCGCGCCAGCGCGGAGGTCAAGCAGATCGCCGAGGAACACCTCGACCGGATCGACCGGAAAATCGCAGAACTGACCGAGATGCGCGCGACGTTGTCGCACCTTGTCGATGCCTGCGCTGGCGATCACAGGCCTGATTGCCCGATTCTCGCAGATCTGGCGATGGAAGAGGGTAAGACCCGGACCGCAAGGGCAGCGGATTAAGCGGGCTTCGATCTGTCCCCCAGCGGGCCGCGCCACCCATAAGGTGCGACTGGCTGCAGCTATTTCGGAACATTCCAGCGCGGGAAAGTTGTTCCACCTCTAGACTTCACGATTTCGAGAGAGGACAACTTCATGTCATATGGCCGCTTTTTCGCGATGATCGCCACATCTACCGTCGTCATGTTCGGTCTGATGTATCTCAATACCTACCTCTGGACGCATGTGTTTTGGTCGGAAACGCGGGCCTACATGGCTCTCCTGATGGGTGCCACCATGGCGATCATCATGCTGGGCTTCATGCTGTCGATGTATTCCAGCAAGATGGCTAACGCCGCCATCTTCATCGGTGCCGCTGTGGTCTTTGCCGCCTCCCTTTGGCTGGTCCGCAGCCAGGTGACGGTGGGCGACACCAGCTACATGCGGGCAATGATCCCGCACCACTCGATCGCGATCATGACCTCCAGCCGCGCCGATATCTCGGACCCGCGCGTGCGCAAGCTGGCGGATGAGATCATCTATGCGCAGGACAAGGAAATCGCCGAGATGCGTTATCTGGTGAACGATATCGACGCCAACGGTGACAGTCCGGCACAGTCAGAAAGCGGACCGGCGCAGATCGTGAGCCTCGACGAGGCGCTATCAACCCCGGAAGTCGGCATTCTCGACCTCGAATTTCTTACTTCGGAGGACATTGCTCAGATGTTTCCCGGCGGCGCCGCGTGCACGTTCACTTACACCACCACAAGCAGGCCTGCGCTGGCGGTGGGCCGCATCGACGGTGGGAGTGTAGCTCTCGCCAAGATCAGCGGCGATCTGGTGCGGCTGGAGGCTGGCGACGCCGGAAGCACTTGGGGCACGGAGGGCATGACAGTGGCGTTGAGCGCGCCGAGCGGAACCGGCACATTGGACGCAAATAGTGGCGAAATGCAGGACGCCGATCTCGTTCTCGAACTTGGGTCCGGTCTGCGTGCAGGGTATCGCGGATATTACGGTTGCGGTGCCTGAACCAGAAACTGGAGGAAACACCATGCCGAAAGACGCATCGAAATCAGCCCAACTCTACCGGATGGTCATGCAGGATCATCTTTGCCCTTATGGTCTCAAGTCCAAAGACCTGCTCGAACGGGAAGGGTACGAGGTCGAGGATCATCACCTGACGACACGTGAGGAAGCCGATGCCTTCATGGAAAAGCACGGGGTCGAGACCACGCCGCAGACCTGGATCGGCGACAAGCGGATTGGCGGCTACGACGATCTGCGGGTCCATTTCGGCCTCGACGCGCCGGAAAGTGAGCGCTCGGACACCTCCTATCAGCCGGTGATCGCGATCTTTGCCGTCGCGTTTCTGATGGCGCTCGGCCTGTCATGGTACAGCTTTGGAACCATCCTCAGCCTGCGCGCGCTGGAATGGTTCGTCTCGATCTCGATGTGCTTGCTTGCAGTGCAGAAGCTTCAGGATGTCGAGAGCTTTTCGACCATGTTCCTGAATTACGACCTGCTGGCGCGCCGCTGGGTGCGCTACGGCTATCTCTATCCCTTCGGAGAGGCCTTCGCCGGTATCCTCATGGTCGCCGGGGCGCTCACCTGGCTGTCGGCACCCGTGGCCTTGTTCATCGGCACCGTCGGCGCGGTTTCGGTCTTCAAGGCCGTGTACATCGACAAGCGCGAGTTGAAATGCGCCTGCGTCGGGGGAGACAGCAACGTGCCACTAGGGTTCGTCTCGCTCACCGAGAACCTGATGATGATGGTCATGGGTATCTGGATGCCGATCCGGGTCTACCTGATCGGTTGACGGCCCCGCGACCTCTACAGAGGCGCGGCGTGTACGACCTTTTTGACTGGTGGAGATGATCCCCACTTACCAGCCATCGCGCCAAGAGCTGGTTCGAAGTTCGTCAGCCGATTGTCGCGAGAAAGGGAAACGTCCCCAGCAGCCAATATGCAAACCGTGACAGTTGCCCGGTCATGATGGCAAATCCCATGATGATCATGGCAACACCCGCGCCCTTGTAGAGCCAGCGACCGGCCTTGCCGATCTGCCTTACCCGCGCGGCGATGGCGTCGGTGAACAGCGCAGCCAGCAGGAAAGGCACCCCCAGACCAGCGGAATAGATCGACAGCAGCCAGATGCCGTCCGACATGCCGCCGGAGGTCGAACTGAGTGTCAGGATCGCGCCGAGGATCGGTCCGATGCAAGGTGTCCAGCCAAAGGCGAAGGCCAGTCCCAGCACGTAGGCCCCAAACGGGCGACCGCCGGGAATGTCGAGATTGAAACGGGTATCGCGCGAGAACGCATCCAGACGAAAGATACCCACCATGAACAGTCCGAACAGAATGATGATCCCGCCACCGAAATAATTCAGCTCGGTGCGCCATGTCAGCAGCAGCGACCCGAGCGCGCTGGCCCCGGCCCCGAGGGCGACGAAGACCGTCGAAAAGCCCAGCACGAAGCAGGCACTCAATCCGAGCGCCCCGGCACGTGCCCGCAGACCAACCGACCGCGTCGTACGCAGGTCCGGCTGCCCCGCAATGTACGAAACGTAGCCGGGCACCAGTGGCAGTACACAAGGCGACAGGAACGAAATGGCCCCCGCAAGGAAGGCCGCGAAAATGCCGATGCCGGAAATATCCATCATGTTTCTCGCTTAGTGTTGAAGGACCACACGGCCCACCAGAACGCGACCAGCGGGACCACG from Sulfitobacter sp. THAF37 includes the following:
- the cueR gene encoding Cu(I)-responsive transcriptional regulator translates to MNIGDVADLSGLPAKTIRYYEDIGLVEPLRSANGYRSFRQSDVHKLAFLGRARALGFTIEDCRSLLKLYADTDRASAEVKQIAEEHLDRIDRKIAELTEMRATLSHLVDACAGDHRPDCPILADLAMEEGKTRTARAAD
- a CDS encoding DUF305 domain-containing protein, coding for MSYGRFFAMIATSTVVMFGLMYLNTYLWTHVFWSETRAYMALLMGATMAIIMLGFMLSMYSSKMANAAIFIGAAVVFAASLWLVRSQVTVGDTSYMRAMIPHHSIAIMTSSRADISDPRVRKLADEIIYAQDKEIAEMRYLVNDIDANGDSPAQSESGPAQIVSLDEALSTPEVGILDLEFLTSEDIAQMFPGGAACTFTYTTTSRPALAVGRIDGGSVALAKISGDLVRLEAGDAGSTWGTEGMTVALSAPSGTGTLDANSGEMQDADLVLELGSGLRAGYRGYYGCGA
- a CDS encoding MauE/DoxX family redox-associated membrane protein translates to MPKDASKSAQLYRMVMQDHLCPYGLKSKDLLEREGYEVEDHHLTTREEADAFMEKHGVETTPQTWIGDKRIGGYDDLRVHFGLDAPESERSDTSYQPVIAIFAVAFLMALGLSWYSFGTILSLRALEWFVSISMCLLAVQKLQDVESFSTMFLNYDLLARRWVRYGYLYPFGEAFAGILMVAGALTWLSAPVALFIGTVGAVSVFKAVYIDKRELKCACVGGDSNVPLGFVSLTENLMMMVMGIWMPIRVYLIG
- a CDS encoding cytochrome c biogenesis CcdA family protein — protein: MMDISGIGIFAAFLAGAISFLSPCVLPLVPGYVSYIAGQPDLRTTRSVGLRARAGALGLSACFVLGFSTVFVALGAGASALGSLLLTWRTELNYFGGGIIILFGLFMVGIFRLDAFSRDTRFNLDIPGGRPFGAYVLGLAFAFGWTPCIGPILGAILTLSSTSGGMSDGIWLLSIYSAGLGVPFLLAALFTDAIAARVRQIGKAGRWLYKGAGVAMIIMGFAIMTGQLSRFAYWLLGTFPFLATIG